From Antechinus flavipes isolate AdamAnt ecotype Samford, QLD, Australia chromosome 1, AdamAnt_v2, whole genome shotgun sequence:
ttcaaaatatttcctaaatacTTGTATGCCCAAGAGTGTGTTATATTTCAGTAGACCAGATAATTCAATCTCAATTCTGTTCCCAAATTAAGATCCTTCTAGCATTCCCACATATCATATTggagaagggttttttttttttttgtattattattgttgagaagataagaaatcttttaggagaaaaaggaagatgaacATCCCTTATTAAAGCAGGcaatatttaaattgcttttaaaaagaaaagaagtttaaaaaaaactttcctagTAATACAAAAAGCAGAAACTATTTtctttaagagaaagaaagagagagcagaAGACCTTCAGACAAAAGAACGGTATCTTAACAAAGCAGAGAGCTCAGTTCTTCTTCCCTCCTAGCAGCTGCTTTTGAAGGCTGCTGACAGACTGAGCATGCTCATTAACAACTCATCCTAACtgcctttgcttctttttctcttaatttctccttaaCTCTATACACCTGTAGTAGCATTTGTTATCACTTTCAAGGACTGATAGTGCAGCAATTGCTTCCAGGAGAAATTGAGcttcaggaaataaaataattctgcTGGAGTGAAGAGGTTTCAGGTGACTGCTCAAACATATAGCTAAAAGTAGAcagataaatgtttaacagcAACCTCACTAGGATGAGGGAAGAcatattttcaatattaacctGCATTACTGCCTACTTCTCCATTACTTTTTTAAGTCTAAGcaatcaatgaaattataaaataaatcctgATTTGTACCTTGCTATTTTCCAAGATGTagatgctcatactgaaaatgaCGGGTTTAGCTGGTTACAGGACACCCCTACTCATAGCTCTTACTTTCTGAAATCCTAGCCAGCATTTAATCCCACAAAAGTTTAAGAATACAATGGAAGAGCCGTCAAAAGCCTTACaacaaaaaatgtcaaaatatgaaaacagaaaaaagaattagagcagAAAGGGATAGAGGAACATAAAGTGTTCATTCATAGGATGGTAGCCTTCAGCTTCTAAGAGACCTGAGGTGTACTCTAGtttaattttccagatgagatagtcataacaaaaatgaaatatcagaGATGTGATCTAGAATGCTGAATAGGCTGTAACATTTACGGGCTGAATTAGAAGAGAATTTAGCAATTGAATAATGCAATCTCCTAATtttgtgttaaaaaaattttttttggataagACTGATGACTTGGTCACTATTCTTCTCCAAAGATTtcatccttcccctccccacattcccaactttttctttccttctctttttttctccccttcactCTTCCCTTTAAGAAGTGTAAGTCTCTGTTCAAGGAAGTTGCCCAGAAAGAAGCTCTAGTTTATCCTACCCTCACTCCATTTTCTGCCTGTGAATTAGTATTCTCagttgactttattttttatttaacaaaaagagatcacttttttctttctttgaatgaaaGCATCATATAGGAGAGTCAAAGACTTCTCCTTTAAAGGATAAAGCTCCAAGTGTGTGTCATTCAATGGTACAGTGTTTAGGTTTATTTATTGAGGATGTGACATTGATTTGACCATTGATTACAGATGACTACTAGTATGGCTCTTGCAATGCATTCTCTAAGAAGAAAGCAAGGGTTTACAATTGCACAGATAATTCCATGGAAAAAGTTATAACCAAAGAAAAGATGTCTTATGAGCTAATTTGTGAATCTTTactcctggaatcaggagaacctgagttcaaatcttgcctaaaACAACTTACTAGCTTTTTTatctttgacaagtcacttaacctcaactgtcTCTAATTTGAAAACCATGCTATGAGAAATCTCAACATGCCTAGAAAATCTGGGTATGACTGGGGCAGAAGGAAGAGAGATCATTCTGAGGTGATACGCTGAGCATATATTCTAAGCATTATGgcaaaaaaaaacacacatagaTGTAATTTGGGAAGAATGAAATCTTCACAATGTTATAGCAGAACATCTTTTGTTGTCCAAAATTATTCAATAACAGTTTTAATTGGTCTGGGAGCAGAAACATAGATGTATAAGTCCTTCAACCACTTTATTTACAATTCTGTAGACAGTAGATAAAATGGAATATCACTTTCCCCAAATTATCTGGTTTGAGCCATGTCAGCCAcccagaccaaaaagaaaatagacatgAGGGATTTCTGGGGTGAGATATTGTTTCTATCCTACCTTACGGAcccaatattctagaatcagaggttaaaatagaaatgaaaagaatccaccaatcaccttctgaaagagatcctaaaatgtaAACTCCAAGGGTATAATATACACAAACTCCAGAGAtctcaagtcaaggagaaaataatgcaagtagacagaaagaaacaattcaaatatcatggagctgCAGTCAGTATAACAAGATTCAGCagattctacattaaaggatatGAGGGCTTGGAAATTCTCAAAgccaaaggagctaggattataagcaagaatcacctatccagtaAAACTGAGAATAGTTCTTCAGGGGAAGAgatgaatattcaataaaataaaaaaattcaaaaaaaaatttcaaacattcttgatgaaaaaaacaaaactgaatagaaaatttgactcaGATACCTGACTCAAGAAAAGCGTAAGAAGATAAACAAGAAAGGGCAATCATAAAGGATTTTATGAGACTGTACTTGTTGCACTGGTTGCATTGCTACATAGAAATGTGGTTTGTGaaagtaattttgaaataaaaattgaagcaagtttctctgataaagaccttatttctctGATATATAAAGAAGTCAGATTTACAAAGATAAGATCTATTTctggaacaggttttgcaagggtcaatgctgaaaaattacccattattatatcttgtaaataaaaaactataataaaaaagaaaaagataaatccattttccaactgataaaggatcaaaagatataaacaattttcagaggaaataaTCATACTTATCTGCagcttaatgaaaaaaatgttctaactctacaattgattggaaaaatgcaaattaaagcaattctgagttGCTACTACATATCTATGAGATTGAATAATAGGGCCTACATACTACTGAGACTGTGGAGACTATGGAGCTATTCCTGGTTAACCAGGAGTCCACCTGGAAAAGGCAGCTTGGGGATGTGGGGGGGATGTGCAGGGATCCATAGGTCACAAACTGGGGTTCAGGTGGTTGCTTCAAAGGTTGTGGTGGATACTGCAGTACATTAGCAGAGTCATAGTCTAGTGCTACAGTAGCTCCTACAGGGGTTTATAAAGGGATTCTGAGAGAGGTAGTCTAAATTTATGTCCATTTGAACATAATAACTGAACAACTTTTACTATAGACAACTTTTCATTAAATCTGTTCTCTGTATACAATTTGAACTTATAATATTTCTACATCCTGTCTTAAGTCTTTGTTGTTTATTATTAAGCCTCTTTAAAGCAAAAtcatttcagttctttctcaggtgatagcattttttcatcacaaatccttcagagttgtcttgactCATTGAGCTGAGAACAGCTAAATTGTCCACAAccgatcatcttacaatattgctgttactttgtatacattacatttcactttgcattggaTCATGAAAGTCCTTTCTGGAAGTAACCTggtcattgtttcttatagcataatagtatttcatcataacaTACCATATTTAGTTCAGCCAGTCCCTAAATTATGGACACTCCCctccccaatttccaattctttgccctgagaaaaaaagatgatataaatatttttctatatgtagtctttttaatttttgatttttttaatctcttttgggatgcagacctagtagtggtattgctagatcaaagggtatacatggttttgggcatagtttcaaattgctctaaaaatgattgaatcagttcacaactccaccaagaatgcactaatgtctcatttcccctcatctcctctaccatccatcattttccttttctatctcattAGCCAGCCTAATAGATGAGGTAATTAATTcagatttgttttcatttctatttctccaaTCAACAGTGTTTTAGAGTACCTTCTCATAtggttatagatagctttgaacacttcatctgaaaatttcatatcttttaatcatttatcagttggggaaatagcttagttttataaatttgactcagttcactCTCTGTTTGAccaatgaagcctttatcagaaaaacctaccttcaaaaaatttttcatgtttacttttgCTGTCTTTCCCCTCTATCCCATTCCCTGCTCCCTGTTTACTCTATTGTCTCTTTCACTCTgtccttttctctgttctttctctctgttcttcctcAAAAAATATATTGCTTCTAATTAATTatccccttcctctcctacttttctgtaGGGGGAAGGCAGATTCTATACGCAAGTGAGTGTATTCGTatcattccctctttgagcctATTTTGAAGAAAGTAAAGTTCCCTCATTCCCCcttatctctcctctcttcccctccagaATAAaagctctcttttttcttctatctgaGATAATTTACTAATTCCAtgcccccctttccctttctcccagtacattcctctctctccccttagttttattttttttagatatcatctctTCACATTCAATTAATACCTGTGTCCAcatctatatatactcctaagtgatctaataatgagaaagttcttatgagttgcaagtatcatcttccatgtaggaatgtaaacattttaacattattaaattctttatgattttcttttccagattacctttttatgcttttcttgagttaggtatttgaaagtcaaagaaagggggaaggaaaaatagcagtaggaaaagagagggagagggtaTTTCCACTtcttcccaccaaaaaaaaaaaaagaattcttactTGAGAATTCCAAACATAGTACTCATTTGCTCATCTCCTTGGCTAGACTACTTCTAATCCTCACTAAGTAATCCCCTAAATCAAGATGGTGTACAACCCTCTCTATTTCTGGATACCAGGAGTACTCAGGCTTAAGACTTAGTCCAGGGTCAGGATAAACTTGACTGTTTTTCATGTCAATTCAACTGATTCTCACAGACTTATCCTTCCTAAATTGAATTCTAACTGTCAATTTCACCACTAGAATCTTCCACTTCTGCCACCAGTTCCTTAACtgagaacaaaaaaattttaactgaaATTATTTAGAAGAAAGTTTATTAGGTCACCAGAGGGAAGACTCTGTAAAAGTTACAAGttatattaaataagataaataaatattaaatataaaaaatcaaaggaataaatTACTTGACCAGCAAAGAACCAATTTCCAAATGGGTGATCAAGGaatttttgcctatttttatcTCATCTTCTTGTTCcagaatatcagggcaattttccttaataatttcttatagtcaagaatttcaagggaactaatgaaaaaagatcaaatgaaggtggcctagctgtaccagatctaaagctatattataaagtagcggtcatcaaaaacattttgtactggctaagaaatagactagttggatcagtggaataggttaggctcataaaataataactataacaatctagtgtttgacaaacccaaaaaacccagctttagggataagaattcactagttgacaaaaaactgctaggaaaattggaaactagtatggcagaaattaggcattgactcacacttaacaccatatgccaagataaggtcaaaataggttcatgatctagacataaagaatgagattataaataaattggaagaacataggatagtttacctctcagacctgtggaggaggaaggaatttgtgaccaaagaagaattagagatcataattgatcacaaaatagataactttgtacaaaaaatttttaagttaatataatcaaacagaactaatgcagacaagattagaagggaagcaataaactgggaaaacatttttacatacaaaggttctgacaaaggcctcatttccaaaatacttagagaatttacttaaattttcaagaaatcaagtcattgacaaatggtcaaaagatgtgaacagacaattttcagatgaaaaaattgaaactatttctagtcatatgaaaaggtgctccaaatcactactgatcagagaaatgcaaattaagacaactctgagacactaacacacatctctcagattggtcaagatggtaggaaaagataatggcaaatgttggaggggatctggaaaaactgggatactgatgcattgttggtggaattgtgaatgaatccaatcactctggagaacaatttgaaactatgctcaaaaagttatcaaactgtgcatactctttcatctctcagtgttactactaggcttatatcccaaaatatcttaaagaaggggaagggacccacatgagcaaaactgtttgtagaagccctttttgtagtggttagaaactagaaactgaatgggtgaccataaattggagaatggctgaataaattggggtatatgaatgttccaacaaaatgatttcagggagtcctggagagacttacatgaaatgatgctaagtgaaataagcagaaccagaagatcattatgcatggcaacaacaagattatatgatgatcaactctgatggatacgactctctttaacaatgagattatccaaatcagttccaattgttcagtaatgaacagaaccagctacacgcagcaaaagaactatggaaaatgaatgtggaccacaacatagcatttctactccttgtattattgtctgcttgcatttttgtttcccttctcaggtttttttctttctttctagatcctatttttcttgtgcagaaagataattataaatataaatacatatattggattttacatatgttttaacatatttaacatgtattgaactacctaccatctaggggagggggttggagaaggagaggaaaagttggaacagaaggttttgcaagggtcgataTTGAAAAAATACagctattttgtaaataaaaagctataataataataataataaaaagaagtggaaggaaaaagggaaataaaatatctctctgtctctgtctctctatcttagCCCATCTGTCttggtctgtctctgtctttgcctttttctgtgtttctcctatcatctctctctctttgccttcaAATACAAATTGTGCTGAAGGACAtggtaatttttaatttttgatggcCTAATTCTAGTCACTCAATGATGCTCAAGAATAGAATAGAGAGAGCATAAATGAGAGGAAGAAGGGCTGGATGGAAATCAGAGGTCCTGGGGTCAAACTCTAACTCTGATACTTCCTACTTGCATGATCCAGACACTTCAAATAAATTCGCTTTCTAATCCCCCAGAAAATGTCAAGGCTACAGTATAAGCCAAGTCAAGGAAAATCACTAAATAATTGCCAAAAGATCTCTAGAGTTTGGAGTTCCACGCTTTCTGATCCaaagtcttttctttctgttcttcccaAAGATGGAACTTGGAAAAGTCCCAGAGAAAATGTAGCCCTGAAGGGAGGCTAATGCTAGTTCATCTCAGACTTCTCAATAGGCAAATACAACCAGTCACAAAATCTCTGAgaatcatctcttctttcttttgagctactgaatTCTGCTCTACTCATAGAATATAGCTTGTTCTTTGATGCAGGcactctaatttcttcttcattaatggaaagttgtcttttttcatttttgagactaccaaattgattttcctctttcctgtttctaaacaaattaactaaaggGAAATCTATTTTGTGCGTTtgtcataaaatcaactcttggttttatcttaattcaatagttttttctttttactgtcaATTTCATtagtctctccttttatttttagaatttcaagtttgatatttggaggtttttaatttgctctttttctagcttttttagttgcaagcccaattcattaaccttttctttccctattttatgcaaggaagcgtctaaagatataaaatttcccctcagatacaataaactgggaagacatttttacattcaaaggatctTTCCCTAACAATCAGTATCTGGTAAACTCTTGCCATGGTAGAGGGAATAAAATATTCAACCAACAATTTCATTCTTTTGCAAGAGTGGCTGCTTCATAAAGCCATCACTCACTTTTCCTGATAATTCATCTAATAGATGAATATCTGGACACCTGAAAGTATTGCTATTATCTTCACCATTGTGCCTTTCAATTTGGGCTTTTCTCTGGAGACAAGATTGAAtacaaacttcctttttttttttttttttttggtagaacatttatttcttttttaacttttttactatagcttttcattggcaaaacatatgcatagctaatttttcaacattgacccttgcaaaaacgtctgttccaactttttcccctccttccctccaccccctctcctagatgacaagtagtcccatacatgtttttttttaaatttttatttaataattactttatattgacagaatccatgccagggtaattttttttttacaacattatcccttgcactcgtttctgttccgattttttcccctccctccaccccctcccctagatggcaagcagtcctttatatgttggatatgttgcagtatatcctagatacaatatatgtttacagaaccgaacagttctcttgttgcatagggagaattggattcagaaggtataaataacccgggaagaaaaacaaaaatgcagatagttcacattcgtttcccagtgttctttctttgggtgtagctgcttttgtccatcatttatcaagtgaaactcagttagatctctttgtcaaagaaatccacttctatcaaaatatgtcctcatacaatatcgttgtcgaagtgtataatgatcttgtggttctgctcatttcacttagcatcagttcatgtaagtctcgccagtcctctctgtattcatcctgctggtcatttcttacagaacaataatattccataacattcatataccacaatttacccagccattctccaattgatgggcatccattcattttccagtttctagccactacaaatagggctagtcccatacatgttaaataaaacatttatttcttatatgaGACACTAAACACAACTTGTTTTGTCACTGAGAAATCATCGCAATTGGCATTTCTAATTTCCTCCTCCAGACATCTTGCTTCattgaaggaaaataagattgtctatattttataatcagtaaaatttttacaaaagaattacaaggaaaacatttaaaaattgaagttaaaatcacaaaagagataatatttgttttctgaGAAATTTCTCCTCCAGTGCCCAACTCACTTGAGGAAAATCCTGTCTATCTCatgcttcaaaagaaaaaagaaaatggtgataGTGGATATAGTAGAGATATGAAGGAGTACTTCTATAGAAGTTTACCAGTCCACTAGGAATGGAACATCTTTATCTTCTGTGCAATTAATTCTGACCAAAGCTAAATAACATTAAGATATTAAGTAACATTACACTGAAGTGAGAAAATGCTATGACAGAGTACAAGTAAACTCTTCTGCACTCAAGTCCAGTATATAAGAACTCCTGCTTTTAAGAACcatatgaacaaaacaactcatttaaaaattcaattggccaaatgcaaaaaaaggtaactgacgaaaataattcactaaaatcagaattgaacaaatggaagtgaatgattcaatgagatatcaagaatcaaacaaaaccaaaaaaaaaaaaaaagaaaaaatagaagaaaatgtaaaatatctcagtggaaaaacaactgacctggaaaatagaactaggagaaacTATGCGTTTTTCTATGACATCTATGATACCTGCAGTCTTTAAGCCAACAAATTCAGAGTAACCCCTCCATCTCTTTCATGAAAGCCTTATACACATCGTCCTTGGTCTGGACTGAAACAGGAGCAGAGGGGCCAGATTGAGGGACAGTTTTGGCAAGGGGTATAGTAAAATCCTTTTCCGATTTCCTTTGGGGAACAGCAGCAGTAGCTCTTTTGTTTTCTCGTTGAATCCTCAGTGCAGTAGGCACAAATCTGATCATTTCTACCTTGGGATTGGTGATTTGTGGCTTGGCACTGATGATAGCTGTGACTTTCTTCTCAATGGGACCTGCAGTGGTATCATGCATTTTAGGTCTCTGGATCAAATTAGGTGGAGGGCTTAAAATCTGTGCATTGGGCAAGGGAGCTGGTAGAAAAAGCCCAGGTGGAGCTGGTCCAATTTGGGGTGCAAAAGGTGGGTTTGTCCTCCCAGGAGGAGGTGGAGGGCTGGCGAGAGGTGCTGGGGGACATAGCCTTGGTGGTCCCCCTTGAGGAGAAGGGCCAGAAAGTAAAAGCTTGGGTGAAGGAGCTCTAAACCCTGGCATTCCAAGTGGTTTTAAGAAGGGAGTAGCTCTTGGGGGTGGACCAGCAGGGAGCCCAGGAGCTGGTAGTAATGGTGGAACAGGGTGGAGTCCTGGTATGGCAGGCAACTGTCTTTGGGCAGGAAGAACAGACTGTGGAGGTGGTTGCTGTTTCTGAAAAGCAGGAGAGGAGAATGTCCCATCAGGAAGAGATACTTCCTTGTGCTGCTGCTCTCTTGTGTCCTTTAAGTCCTCAGAATCCTCCTGGTCATCATCCTCTGAAAATACCTGAGCTTCTTGCCCCTCCTCAGGAATTTCCTGACCTGCTATTCTAAGCATGGTAGCTTGAAGAGGTGTTATTtgcttcatgtttttctttttctttcccaattctcCAGGAACACCAGCAAATCTTA
This genomic window contains:
- the LOC127544248 gene encoding WW domain-binding protein 11-like, which gives rise to MERRFASPTKSGKFMNPTDQARKEARKRELKKNKKQRMMVRAAVLKMKDPQKIIWDMEKLDEMEFNPVQQPQLHENVIKRKRKKLQETFQRIVRLYEKENPGIAKELGKLEVQCEQKRAQLSQYFAAVKKAQDVEVESIPLPDMPHVPSNISLQGIPLPGAQSLTVLKNLSAYGPPTRAISLLPLPGHGVPPLPPGRIPPGPPPGPPPFQVLQMYGHKVGFALEVVPPQQQEDSPELAQGGCDDNAFSTLEKEDCPQDMDQDKHDDSSCDRNINKSDVSWEEEFMADNEERENSEEKNSVLNVRFAGVPGELGKKKKNMKQITPLQATMLRIAGQEIPEEGQEAQVFSEDDDQEDSEDLKDTREQQHKEVSLPDGTFSSPAFQKQQPPPQSVLPAQRQLPAIPGLHPVPPLLPAPGLPAGPPPRATPFLKPLGMPGFRAPSPKLLLSGPSPQGGPPRLCPPAPLASPPPPPGRTNPPFAPQIGPAPPGLFLPAPLPNAQILSPPPNLIQRPKMHDTTAGPIEKKVTAIISAKPQITNPKVEMIRFVPTALRIQRENKRATAAVPQRKSEKDFTIPLAKTVPQSGPSAPVSVQTKDDVYKAFMKEMEGLL